Proteins encoded within one genomic window of Candidatus Methylomirabilota bacterium:
- a CDS encoding permease: MHATDLIIYALALALTIAAYLRDPGAPLIGLKASMGLLWAILPRLIAALVLTGMLQVLISAEFIERFFGRTAGHRGIFIAFVAGILTPGGPMVSFPIVAVFYQSGAPLSVLVTYVTSWSLFGFQRVIAWELPFMGSRFVLARVLPTLFLPIVAGYLVRLLYRD, translated from the coding sequence ATGCACGCGACCGACCTCATCATCTACGCGCTGGCCCTCGCCCTCACCATCGCCGCCTACCTCCGTGACCCGGGGGCGCCGCTCATCGGGCTCAAGGCCAGCATGGGGCTGCTCTGGGCCATCCTGCCGCGGCTCATCGCGGCGCTGGTGCTCACCGGCATGCTGCAAGTCCTCATCTCGGCCGAGTTCATCGAGCGCTTCTTTGGCCGCACGGCAGGGCACCGCGGCATCTTCATCGCCTTCGTGGCCGGAATCCTCACCCCGGGGGGCCCGATGGTGAGCTTCCCGATCGTGGCCGTCTTCTACCAGTCCGGGGCGCCGCTCTCCGTCCTCGTGACGTACGTGACGAGCTGGTCCCTCTTCGGCTTCCAGCGGGTGATCGCGTGGGAGCTGCCTTTCATGGGGAGCCGCTTCGTCCTGGCGCGCGTGCTGCCGACTCTGTTCCTCCCGATCGTGGCCGGCTACCTCGTTCGCCTGCTCTATCGCGACTGA